The Seriola aureovittata isolate HTS-2021-v1 ecotype China chromosome 12, ASM2101889v1, whole genome shotgun sequence genome window below encodes:
- the prss56 gene encoding uncharacterized protein prss56, producing the protein MLLLISLLFMGLDCLLGAPAGREVYRMPQSALKALSDRGTVVLEAAMTSALSALERASSERSRAEAGCRGCVPCLFQDCGQLSGSCSSPASALSEPSCDIISKAQKLQDEAERSWALSQACAYYQHRCPTGELDKESCIRIMGESCSARVLQCSLLNTMQNLEPATQTHAQAVCGQRSSAVQNITQPRSRIVGGSPAPPGSWPWLVNLQLDGGLMCGGVLVDSSWVVTAAHCFAGSRSESYWTAVVGEFDITKTDPDEQVLKVNRIIPHPKFNPKTFNNDIALVELTSPVVLSEHVTPVCLPSGMEPPTGSPCLVAGWGSLYEDGPSADVVMEAKVPLLPQSTCKSALGKELVTNTMLCAGYLSGGIDSCQGDSGGPLIYQDRISGRFQLHGITSWGDGCGEKGKPGVYTRVSAFSDWIQAEIQKSFGSREPTCPELLKTTEMTEEEQRSEFSSLCRFYTLTCPPGQSSSVCSRMAEDKCLTRFKKCQMRSFLQTLLDLLQRAEDYIRDKVDLTFFTQTLPQLVEHIYSTAFAHTRERRDLGLSQCLTQIEEQLGGAVVPEVQSPSPVPPALFKEVGPLVDDWEKYLKNMAEDLDKQHTDTSTDVSSAPTRQEHNIFLQTEDSSVHQLEGEYRSVISALRSKVDSRAAPPILHLDTSYLQKESPNAPPFPASPSGKPVHTGAISSEETQEPWSLLTALMNEIQKLRTQDGIVTKDASQSETSSNRDASPDVTWSATSEDFTFVETGDRTELKSLALPLPVQSTTVVQTVTEGDHTEMTADPRQTARPIKTLSLQRKYRSLLRKRQIPGANGKICPGVRETSQQVSQVRDSYSWVLSIPNKNLRMTFQEVLVDLSSKNDRGLYQARVRAVVGGRPLTFYSLVGLENESFYRSVPRIIALALEALKT; encoded by the exons atgctgctgctgatatcACTGCTGTTTATGGGGCTGGACTGCTTGCTGGGAGCCCCGGCAGGTAGAGAGGTCTACAGGATGCCCCAGAGTGCACTCAAAG CACTGTCCGATCGTGGTACTGTGGTCCTCGAGGCCGCTATGACTAGTGCCCTGTCTGCTCTCGAGCGGGCATCATCTGAGAGAAGTCGGGCTGAGGCTGGCTGCCGGGGCTGTGTTCCCTGCCTGTTTCAGGACTGTGGACAACTGTCTGGTTCTTGCT CGTCTCCTGCCAGTGCCTTATCAGAGCccagctgtgacatcatcagtaagGCCCAGAAGCTTCAAGATGAAGCAGAGCGGAGTTGGGCTCTGAGCCAGGCTTGTGCATACTACCAGCATCGCTGCCCAACTGGTGAACTGGACAAGGAGAGCTGCATCAGGATCATGGGTGAGAGCTGCAGCGCCCGCGTCCTCCAGTGCAGCCTGCTTAACACAATGCAGAACCTGGAACCTGCTACGCAGACGCATGCACAGG cagtgtgtggtCAGAGGTCGTCCGCAGTGCAAAACATCACACAGCCTCGCTCCAGGATTGTGGGCGGCTCCCCTGCTCCTCCAGGCAGCTGGCCCTGGCTGGTCAACCTGCAGCTAGATGGCGGCCTGATGTGCGGAGGGGTCCTGGTGGACAGCTCCTGGGTGGTCACTGCTGCACATTGTTTTGCTGG CAGCCGTAGTGAGAGCTACTGGACGGCCGTGGTGGGGGAGTTTGACATCACCAAGACTGACCCCGATGAACAAGTTCTCAAAGTGAATCGCATCATCCCTCATCCTAAG TTCAACCCAAAGACATTTAACAACGATATAGCCCTGGTGGAGCTGACATCACCAGTGGTCTTGTCTGAGCACGTCACCCCAGTGTGTCTCCCCTCTGGCATGGAGCCCCCTACTGGCAGCCCATGTCTGGTGGCAGGCTGGGGCTCCCTCTATGAGG ACGGCCCATCTGCTGACGTGGTGATGGAGGCCAAGGTTCCCCTGCTGCCTCAGAGCACCTGTAAGAGTGCCCTTGGCAAAGAGCTGGTCACTAACACCATGCTGTGTGCTGGCTATCTCTCCGGAGGCATCGACTCCTGTCAG GGAGATTCTGGAGGTCCTCTGATCTACCAAGATCGAATTTCAGGTCGGTTCCAACTCCATGGCATCACTTCCTGGGGAGATGGCTGTGGAGAGAAGGGCAAGCCTGGAGTCTACACGCGGGTTTCTGCTTTCTCTGACTGGATTCAGGCTGAGATACAAA AGTCATTTGGGAGCCGGGAGCCAACGTGTCCGGAGCTTCTAAAGACAACAgaaatgacagaggaggaaCAAAGGTCAGAATTCAGCTCTCTCTGTCGCTTCTACACCCTGACCTGCCCCCCTGGTCAGTCTTCCAGCGTTTGCAGCCGAATGGCTGAGGACAAATGCCTCACCCGCTTCAAGAAATGTC AGATGCGTTCGTTCCTGCAGACCCTGTTGGATTTACTCCAGAGGGCCGAGGACTACATCAGGGACAAGGTGGACTTGACCTTCTTCACCCAGACTCTGCCTCAGCTGGTGGAGCACATCTACAGCACAGCTTTCGCTCACACCAGAGAGCGGAGGGACCTGGGACTGAGTCAGTGTCTCACACAGATTGAAG AACAGCTAGGTGGAGCTGTGGTGCCTGAAGTGCAGAGTCCTTCTCCAGTTCCTCCTGCCTTGTTCAAAGAGGTGGGCCCTTTGGTGGATGACTGGGAGAAATACTTGAAAAACATGGCTGAAGACCTGgacaaacaacacactgacacatcaaCAGACGTCTCCTCCGCACCAACGAGACAGGAGCACAACATTTTCTTACAG ACAGAGGACTCCTCAGTACATCAGCTAGAGGGAGAATATCGATCTGTTATCTCAGCTCTGCGCTCCAAGGTGGACTCCAGAGCCGCTCCGCCCATCCTGCACCTGGACACAAGCTACCTGCAGAAAGAGTCTCCCAACGCTCCACCCTTTCCTGCTTCTCCCTCCGGAAAACCGGTCCACACCGGTGCCATCTCCTCTGAGGAAACCCAGGAGCCTTGGTCACTCCTAACAGCCTTGatgaatgaaattcaaaaattaaGGACACAAGATGGGATCGTGACAAAAGATGCATCACAAAGTGAAACCTCATCCAACAGAGACGCTTCTCCTGACGTAACATGGAGCGCCACATCAGAGGATTTTACTTTTGTTGAGACTGGAGACAGAACAGAATTAAAATCTTTAGCGTTACCACTTCCCGTTCAGTCAACAACTGTTGTGCAGACAGTCACTGAGGGTGACCACACAGAGATGACCGCTGACCCCAGACAAACTGCGCGTCCTATTAAGACGTTAAGTCTTCAAAGAAAATACAGGAGCCTTCTTCGCAAGAGGCAGATACCTGGAGCCAATGGGAAAA tTTGTCCTGGAGTGAGAGAAACCTCACAGCAAGTCAGCCAAGTCAGAGACTCCTACAGCTGGGTCCTTAGCATCCCAAACAAGAACCTGCGCATGACTTTTCAAGAG GTGTTAGTTGATCTCAGTTCCAAGAATGACAGAGGACTCTACCAGGCGCGGGTCAGAGCAGTAGTGGGAGgacgacctttgaccttctacAGTCTTGTGGGCCTGGAGAATGAGTCATTCTACCGCAGTGTACCAAGGATCATCGCTTTGGCACTGGAGGCACTCAAGACTTAA
- the chrng gene encoding acetylcholine receptor subunit gamma isoform X2: MRLITCSLVHSSAVNLEGELFKDLMKGYNKNVRPMEKSGDITRVDIKLTLTNLISLNEKEEALTTSVWIEMQWCDYRLRWDQPSRSALYGNITSELRVPSKSIWLPDIILENNVDGQFEVALYCNALVSPNGCVYWLPPAIYRSACSITVNYFPFDWQNCTMVFRSQTYSANEIELVLKQEDNHTLEWVDIDPEAFTENGEWVIRHRPAKKVINTQYTQDELEYQEVVFFLIIQRKPLFYIINIIAPCVLFSSLGLLVYYLPGKAGGQKCTMSIATLLGQTVFLLLIAKKVPETSKAVPLIGKYLMFVMSVTTMVVMNCVIVLNVSLRTPNTHIMTDKVRKILLNVLPRLLRMQMRPWTPNHDNTSETGNGETLTTDRNNVFLVPCRRRSSMTLISKAEEYVMKTARSELMFARLKERNGLMKSVLEKLHDGLEGGTAEQLGACLAKASPQLKQCVASCKHIAETARQHNNFQNENEEWFLVARVIDRVCFIVMTLVFFIGTIGIFLMGHFNQPPSSPFLGDPKKYLPSLNNLTDATENGIGADFLG; encoded by the exons ATGAGACTTATCACCTGTTCTCTCGTCCACT CATCGGCAGTCAACCTGGAAGGGGAACTTTTCAAGGACTTGATGAAGGGCTACAACAAGAACGTTCGACCCATGGAGAAGAGTGGGGACATCACTCGGGTCGACATCAAGTTGACGCTCACCAACCTCATCTCTCTG AATGAAAAGGAGGAGGCCCTGACGACCAGCGTCTGGATAGAAATG CAATGGTGTGACTACAGGCTCAGATGGGACCAGCCGTCCAGGTCAGCTCTGTATGGAAACATCACCTCTGAGCTACGTGTCCCTTCCAAGAGCATATGGCTGCCAGACATCATACTGGAGAACAA TGTGGACGGTCAGTTCGAGGTTGCACTCTACTGCAATGCACTGGTGTCTCCTAACGGCTGTGTGTACTGGCTGCCTCCTGCCATCTACCGCAGCGCTTGCAGCATCACTGTCAACTACTTTCCCTTTGACTGGCAGAACTGCACCATGGTCTTTCG CTCACAGACCTACAGTGCCAATGAGATTGAACTGGTTCTCAAACAGGAGGACAATCACACACTGGAGTGGGTGGATATTGATCCAGAGGCTTTCACAG AGAATGGCGAGTGGGTCATCAGACACAGGCCGGCTAAGAAAGTGATCAACACTCAGTACACTCAGGATGAGCTGGAGTACCAGGAGGTGgtcttcttcctcatcatccAGCGAAAGCCCCTTTTctacatcatcaacatcatcgcTCCCTGTGTGCTCTTCTCCTCCCTCGGCCTGCTTGTCTACTACTTACCTGGCAAAG CCGGCGGTCAGAAGTGCACAATGTCTATTGCAACTCTTCTCGGCCAGACTGTGTTCCTCCTCCTTATCGCTAAGAAGGTTCCAGAGACTTCAAAGGCAGTGCCTCTTATTGGAAA GTATCTAATGTTTGTGATGTCAGTGACCACCATGGTCGTGATGAACTGTGTGATAGTCCTCAACGTTTCCCTGAGAACCCCAAACACTCACATAATGACAGACAAAGTCCGAAAG ATCCTCCTTAACGTCCTGCCTCGACTGCTCAGGATGCAGATGCGACCCTGGACACCAAACCATGACAACACCTCCGAAACTGGAAATGGTGAAACCCTGACTACAGACAGGAACAATGTGTTCTTGGTTCCCTGCCGACGTCGCAGCTCCATGACCCTAATCTCTAAAGCGGAGGAATATGTGATGAAAACAGCTCGGTCAGAACTCATGTTTGCCAGactcaaagaaagaaatggattAATGAAATCAGTATTAGAGAAGCTAC ATGATGGGCTGGAGGGCGGCACAGCTGAGCAGCTGGGTGCCTGTCTGGCAAAGGCCTCTCCAcagctgaagcagtgtgtgGCATCCTGCAAACACATAGCTGAGACTGCACGGCAGCACAACAACTTCCAGAAT GAGAATGAAGAGTGGTTCCTGGTGGCCAGGGTGATCGACAGGGTTTGCTTTATTGTCATGACGCTGGTGTTTTTTATTGGCACTATTGGGATCTTCCTCATGGGCCACTTCAACCAACCTCCCTCCTCACCTTTCCTTGGCGATCCAAAGAAATATCTCCCTTCGTTAAACAATCTCACTGACGCAACTGAGAACGGGATAGGAGCAGACTTCCTCGGCTGA
- the chrng gene encoding acetylcholine receptor subunit gamma isoform X1: MDSGPPLSLSLFIRVFMISATASAVNLEGELFKDLMKGYNKNVRPMEKSGDITRVDIKLTLTNLISLNEKEEALTTSVWIEMQWCDYRLRWDQPSRSALYGNITSELRVPSKSIWLPDIILENNVDGQFEVALYCNALVSPNGCVYWLPPAIYRSACSITVNYFPFDWQNCTMVFRSQTYSANEIELVLKQEDNHTLEWVDIDPEAFTENGEWVIRHRPAKKVINTQYTQDELEYQEVVFFLIIQRKPLFYIINIIAPCVLFSSLGLLVYYLPGKAGGQKCTMSIATLLGQTVFLLLIAKKVPETSKAVPLIGKYLMFVMSVTTMVVMNCVIVLNVSLRTPNTHIMTDKVRKILLNVLPRLLRMQMRPWTPNHDNTSETGNGETLTTDRNNVFLVPCRRRSSMTLISKAEEYVMKTARSELMFARLKERNGLMKSVLEKLHDGLEGGTAEQLGACLAKASPQLKQCVASCKHIAETARQHNNFQNENEEWFLVARVIDRVCFIVMTLVFFIGTIGIFLMGHFNQPPSSPFLGDPKKYLPSLNNLTDATENGIGADFLG, translated from the exons atggattCTGGacctccactctctctgtcactcttcaTAAGGGTGTTTATGATTTCTGCCACAG CATCGGCAGTCAACCTGGAAGGGGAACTTTTCAAGGACTTGATGAAGGGCTACAACAAGAACGTTCGACCCATGGAGAAGAGTGGGGACATCACTCGGGTCGACATCAAGTTGACGCTCACCAACCTCATCTCTCTG AATGAAAAGGAGGAGGCCCTGACGACCAGCGTCTGGATAGAAATG CAATGGTGTGACTACAGGCTCAGATGGGACCAGCCGTCCAGGTCAGCTCTGTATGGAAACATCACCTCTGAGCTACGTGTCCCTTCCAAGAGCATATGGCTGCCAGACATCATACTGGAGAACAA TGTGGACGGTCAGTTCGAGGTTGCACTCTACTGCAATGCACTGGTGTCTCCTAACGGCTGTGTGTACTGGCTGCCTCCTGCCATCTACCGCAGCGCTTGCAGCATCACTGTCAACTACTTTCCCTTTGACTGGCAGAACTGCACCATGGTCTTTCG CTCACAGACCTACAGTGCCAATGAGATTGAACTGGTTCTCAAACAGGAGGACAATCACACACTGGAGTGGGTGGATATTGATCCAGAGGCTTTCACAG AGAATGGCGAGTGGGTCATCAGACACAGGCCGGCTAAGAAAGTGATCAACACTCAGTACACTCAGGATGAGCTGGAGTACCAGGAGGTGgtcttcttcctcatcatccAGCGAAAGCCCCTTTTctacatcatcaacatcatcgcTCCCTGTGTGCTCTTCTCCTCCCTCGGCCTGCTTGTCTACTACTTACCTGGCAAAG CCGGCGGTCAGAAGTGCACAATGTCTATTGCAACTCTTCTCGGCCAGACTGTGTTCCTCCTCCTTATCGCTAAGAAGGTTCCAGAGACTTCAAAGGCAGTGCCTCTTATTGGAAA GTATCTAATGTTTGTGATGTCAGTGACCACCATGGTCGTGATGAACTGTGTGATAGTCCTCAACGTTTCCCTGAGAACCCCAAACACTCACATAATGACAGACAAAGTCCGAAAG ATCCTCCTTAACGTCCTGCCTCGACTGCTCAGGATGCAGATGCGACCCTGGACACCAAACCATGACAACACCTCCGAAACTGGAAATGGTGAAACCCTGACTACAGACAGGAACAATGTGTTCTTGGTTCCCTGCCGACGTCGCAGCTCCATGACCCTAATCTCTAAAGCGGAGGAATATGTGATGAAAACAGCTCGGTCAGAACTCATGTTTGCCAGactcaaagaaagaaatggattAATGAAATCAGTATTAGAGAAGCTAC ATGATGGGCTGGAGGGCGGCACAGCTGAGCAGCTGGGTGCCTGTCTGGCAAAGGCCTCTCCAcagctgaagcagtgtgtgGCATCCTGCAAACACATAGCTGAGACTGCACGGCAGCACAACAACTTCCAGAAT GAGAATGAAGAGTGGTTCCTGGTGGCCAGGGTGATCGACAGGGTTTGCTTTATTGTCATGACGCTGGTGTTTTTTATTGGCACTATTGGGATCTTCCTCATGGGCCACTTCAACCAACCTCCCTCCTCACCTTTCCTTGGCGATCCAAAGAAATATCTCCCTTCGTTAAACAATCTCACTGACGCAACTGAGAACGGGATAGGAGCAGACTTCCTCGGCTGA
- the LOC130178657 gene encoding phospholipid scramblase family member 5 has protein sequence MSAVTNQPLPFGRLEREKHIQMILRAFQNRCEPSCECQTHSPGPKPQRTPPGWGSDKQLSSQEKMENGFMQPPEKVSRPGTEGQNFGGAARSDFMSTLETVSEIHIDARPELQGPQCVPRKIYSITTGGSRSQLFVAVEESSCVCLQCCGPARACSFKGFDCQGHQVFYFERPLRVDACCLSCCLMEMRVYTPQKHLIGTVCQRWSMFTPLLEVCDSEGANAIRIQGSCCPCRCFSNQQFQIVSNIGEKIGTIWKKWPGFSDEHNMDHEYFGLEVPLSVESHIKMLLLAATFLLNHMFFEMS, from the exons aTGTCAGCAGTGACCAACCAGCCTCTTCCATTTGGTCGTCTGGAACGAGAAAAGCACATCCAGATGATCTTAAGAGCTTTCCAGAACCGCTGTGAGCCTTCATGTGAGTGCCAGACTCACTCACCTGGACCCAAACCTCAGCGAACGCCTCCTGGCTGGGGATCTGATAAGCAGCTTTCAAGTCAGGAGAAGATGGAGAACGGCTTCATGCAGCCACCAGAGAAAGTGAGCAGGCCAGGGACGGAGGGGCAGAACTTCGGAGGTGCAGCGAGATCAGACTTTATGTCCACACTGGAAACAGTCAGTGAGATTCATATTGATGCTCGGCCAGAGTTGCAAG GTCCACAGTGTGTTCCCAGGAAGATCTACAGCATCACCACAGGAGGCAGCAGGTCGCAGTTATTTGTGGCTGTGGAAG AGagctcgtgtgtgtgtctccagtgtTGTGGTCCAGCTCGGGCCTGTTCTTTCAAGGGCTTCGACTGTCAGGGCCACcaggtcttttattttgaaaggccCCTTAGGGTGGATGCCTGCTGCCTCAGCTGCTGCCTGATGGAGATGAGAGTCTACACACCTCAAAAACATCTCATTGGCACTGTATGCCAGAG GTGGAGCATGTTCACCCCTCTTCTGGAAGTATGTGATTCAGAAGGAGCAAACGCCATCAGAATCCAGGGCTCCTGCTGTCCGTGCCGCTGTTTCTCCAACCAGCAATTTCAG ATTGTCTCAAACATTGGTGAGAAAATTGGCACAATATGGAAGAAATGGCCTGGCTTCAGTGACGAGCATAACATGGATCATGAGTATTTTGGGTTGGAGG TGCCACTGAGTGTGGAATCACACATTAAGATGCTGCTGTTGGCAGCCACCTTCTTGTTG AATCACATGTTCTTTGAGATGAGCTGA
- the eif4e2 gene encoding eukaryotic translation initiation factor 4E type 2 isoform X1, which translates to MNNKFDALKDDDSGDHDQDQGSPKDSEKEKTEDEDKEQNTSKKKMVVPGAGEHPLQYNYTFWYSRRTPGRPASTQSYEQNIKQIGSFASVEQFWRFYSHMIRPGDLTGHSDFHLFKEGIKPMWEDDANKMGGKWIIRLRKGLASRCWENLILAMLGEQFMVGEEICGAVVSVRFQEDIISIWNKTASDQATTARIRDTLRRVLNLPPNTIMEYKTHTDSIKAWEDFHGLVNASGGR; encoded by the exons ATGAACAACAAATTTGACGC TCTGAAAGATGATGACAGTGGAGACCACGACCAGGACCAAGGCTCACCGAAAGACAGTGAGAAGGAGAAAACTGAAGACGAGGACAAGGAACAGAACACTTCCAAGAAAAAG ATGGTTGTGCCAGGGGCAGGAGAGCACCCTCTTCAATACAACTACACCTTCTGGTACTCCAGACGCACCCCGGGGAGACCAGCCAGCACACAGAGCTATGAACAGAACATCAAACAGATTGGCAGCTTCGCCTCG GTGGAGCAGTTCTGGCGTTTCTATAGTCACATGATCCGGCCAGGCGATCTTACAGGCCATAGTGACTTTCACCTCTTCAAAGAGGGTATTAAACCCATGTGGGAG GATGATGCCAATAAGATGGGTGGGAAGTGGATCATCCGTCTGAGGAAAGGCCTAGCATCTCGGTGTTGGGAGAACCTGATCCTGGCCATGCTGGGGGAGCAGTTCATGGTGGGAGAGGAGATCTGTGGGGCTGTGGTGTCAGTACGCTTCCAG gaGGACATAATTTCCATCTGGAACAAGACAGCTAGTGACCAGGCGACCACTGCTCGCATCAGAGACACCCTGCGCAGAGTCCTCAACCTGCCTCCCAACACCATCATGGAgtacaagacacacacagacagcattAA AGCCTGGGAAGACTTCCATGGTCTGGTGAATGCTAGTGGCGGACGTTAG
- the eif4e2 gene encoding eukaryotic translation initiation factor 4E type 2 isoform X2: protein MNNKFDALKDDDSGDHDQDQGSPKDSEKEKTEDEDKEQNTSKKKMVVPGAGEHPLQYNYTFWYSRRTPGRPASTQSYEQNIKQIGSFASVEQFWRFYSHMIRPGDLTGHSDFHLFKEGIKPMWEDDANKMGGKWIIRLRKGLASRCWENLILAMLGEQFMVGEEICGAVVSVRFQEDIISIWNKTASDQATTARIRDTLRRVLNLPPNTIMEYKTHTDSIKYSLGRLPWSGEC, encoded by the exons ATGAACAACAAATTTGACGC TCTGAAAGATGATGACAGTGGAGACCACGACCAGGACCAAGGCTCACCGAAAGACAGTGAGAAGGAGAAAACTGAAGACGAGGACAAGGAACAGAACACTTCCAAGAAAAAG ATGGTTGTGCCAGGGGCAGGAGAGCACCCTCTTCAATACAACTACACCTTCTGGTACTCCAGACGCACCCCGGGGAGACCAGCCAGCACACAGAGCTATGAACAGAACATCAAACAGATTGGCAGCTTCGCCTCG GTGGAGCAGTTCTGGCGTTTCTATAGTCACATGATCCGGCCAGGCGATCTTACAGGCCATAGTGACTTTCACCTCTTCAAAGAGGGTATTAAACCCATGTGGGAG GATGATGCCAATAAGATGGGTGGGAAGTGGATCATCCGTCTGAGGAAAGGCCTAGCATCTCGGTGTTGGGAGAACCTGATCCTGGCCATGCTGGGGGAGCAGTTCATGGTGGGAGAGGAGATCTGTGGGGCTGTGGTGTCAGTACGCTTCCAG gaGGACATAATTTCCATCTGGAACAAGACAGCTAGTGACCAGGCGACCACTGCTCGCATCAGAGACACCCTGCGCAGAGTCCTCAACCTGCCTCCCAACACCATCATGGAgtacaagacacacacagacagcattAAGTAT AGCCTGGGAAGACTTCCATGGTCTGGTGAATGCTAG